From Microbacterium sp. 10M-3C3:
TGGGAGACGAGGGATTCGCGGTTCGGCCAGTCGGCGTAGAGCCCCGGCACATCGGTCAGCACGACGAGCTTCTCGGCGCCGAGCGCGACGGCCAGCGCCGCCGCCGCCGCATCCGCGTTGACGTTCAGCGAGTGGCCGGGATGGTCGAGGTCGGGCGCGATGCTCGAGACGATCGGGATGCGCCCGGCGTCGAGATGGTCGCGCACGGGCGTCGGATCGACCGTCACGACGTCGCCGACCCGGCCGAGGTCGTGCTCGACGCCGTCCACGACGACGCCGCGGCGACGTCCGCCGAACAGGCCCGCGTCCTCGCCGCTGAGCCCCGTGGCCAGCGGCCCGTGCGCGTTGACCTTGGCCACGAGCTGCGGGTTGATCTGCCCGGTCAGCACCATGCGCACGACGGAGATCGCCTCGGTCGAGGTCACGCGGTAGCCGCCCTTGAACTCGCTCGGGATGGCGAGCCGGTCGAGCATCGAGGAGATCTGCGGGCCGCCGCCGTGGACCACGACCGGCAGCACGCCCACGTAGCGGAGGTAGGCGATGTCGGCGGCGAACGCGTCCTGCAGCTCGTCGCTGACCATGGCGTTGCCGCCGTACTTCACGACGACCACCTTGTCGCGGAAACGGCGCAGCCACGGCAGCGACTCGACGAGGGAGGCCGCCCGCTCGCTCGCGGCGGCCGGGTCGGTGTCTTGCAGGTCGATGCCGCTCATGAGGAGTACGCGCTGTTCTCGTGGACGTAGTCGTGGGTGAGGTCGTTCGTGAGGATCGTCGCCGAGGCGTCCCCGTGGTGCAGGTCGATCGCGACCGTCGTCGCGCGGGGCGTCAGGTCGACCTCCTCGCGCGGACGGTCGGGCCCTCCCGCCGCGCACACGCGCACGCCGTTCATCCACACGTCCACGGCGTACGGATCGAAGGCGGCCCGCGTCGTGCCGATCGCGGCGAGCACGCGCCCCCAGTTGGGGTCGTTGCCGAAGATCGCGGCCTTGAACAGGTTGTTGCGGGCGACGGAGCGGCCGACCTCGACGGCGTCGTCCTCGCTGGCGGCACCGGTGACCTCGATGCGGATGTCGTGGCTCGCGCCCTCGGCGTCGCCCTGCAGCTGCTCGGCGAGGTCCTGGCACACCTCCGCGAGCGCCGCGCGGAACGCCGCCGGGTCGGGCGTGACGCCGCTCGCGCCGCTGACCATGAGCGTCACCTGGTCGTTCGTGGACATGCAGCCGTCGGAGTCGAGCCGGTCGAAGCTCGTCCGCGTCGCGGCCCGCAGCGCCGCATCCGCCTCCGCCGCATCGAGCACGGCATCGGTGGTGAGCACGACGAGCATGGTCGCAAGTCCCGGCGCCAGCATGCCCGCGCCCTTGGCCATGCCGCCGATCGTCCAGCCGTCGCCGGTGCGCACGGCGCGCTTGGGCCGCGAGTCGGTCGTCATGATCGCGAGCGAGGCGTCCTCTCCCCCGTCCGGCGAGAGGGCGGCGACGCCCTGCTCGACGCCCGCGAGCACCTTCGCACGGAAGACCTCGTCGCCCGTGCCGATGAGGCCGGTCGAGCACACCAGCACATCCCCGGCCGAGACGCCCAGGAGCTCGGCGGCCTTCTCGGCGGTCTGGTGCGTGGTCTGGAACCCGAACGCGCCGGTGAAGCAGTTCGCGCCGCCGGAGTTGAGGACGACCGCCTCGACGACCCCGTCCCGGATCGCCTGCTCCGACCACAGGATCGGGTTCGCCTTGGCCCGGTTGGACGTGAAGACCGCGGCCCCGACCTTGAGGGGCCCGCGGTTGACGACGACGGCGACGTCGGGGCGGCCGGTCGATTTCAGGCCGACGGCGACGCCGGATGCTTCGAATCCGGCGGGGGCGGTGACACTCACGGGGCGACTCCGTTCACGCTGAGCGCCGTGGTCTCCGCCAGGCCCAGGGCGATGTTCATCGATTGGACGGCCGCGCCGGCGGTGCCCTTGACGAGGTTGTCGACCGCGGCGACGACCACGACGCGGCCCGCGTCGCGGTCGACCGCGAGACCGAGCAGCGCGGTGTTCGCGCCGAGGACGTCGGCCGTGCGCGGGAATGCTCCGGCCGGCAGCAGCTGGACGAACGGCTCGTCGGCGTACGCGCTCTCCCACGCCTCGCGGATCTGCGCGTCCGTCGCGCCCGGCGCGATCGGCGCGGACGTCGTGGCGAGGATGCCGCGGGCCATCGGCACGATGACGGGTGTGAAGGAGATGCGCACGGCGTCGGCCGGCGCGCCGGCGGCGACGAGCGCCTGACGGATCTCGGGGATGTGCCGGTGCGTGCCCCCGACGGCGTAGGGGTTGGCCGAGCCGAGGATCTCGGATGCGAGCAGGTGCGTCTTCGCGCTCTTGCCCGCGCCGCTCGGTCCGACCGCCAGCACGGTGACGATGCCGGCGGGGTCGACGACGCCGGCGGCGACACCCGGCGCGATGCTCAGCGACACCGTGGACGCGTTGCATCCGGGGGCGGCGATGCGGGTCGCGCCGGCCAGCGCCGCGCGCTGCTTGCCGCCGGCGACGGGGAGCTCGGGGACGCCGTAGGTCCACGGATCCGGATGCGGGCCGCCGTAGAAACGCGCCCAGTCGGCGGCCTCGGTGAGGCGATGGTCGGCGCCGGCGTCGATCACGAGCGGCGTGTCGACGAGAGCGTCCGTGTACTGCGCGGACTGCCCGTGCGGCAGGGCGAGCACGACGATGTCATGGCCGGCCAGCACGTCGGGCGTCGTGTCCTGCAGCGTCAGGTGCGCGAGCGAGCGCAGGTGCGGCTGGTGCTCGATGAGCGGCTGCCCGGCGTTGGAGTGCGCCGTGACGGTGCGGATCTCGACGTCGGGGTGCGCCGCGAGCAGGCGCAGCGCTTCACCGCCGGCGTAGCCGGATGCGCCGGAGACGGCGACCGAATAGGGCATGGCTTCCACCTTATTGTCTGGGGCGAGGGGGCCGGAGACGGCGACACCCGGCCGCAGCAGACGCGTCGGGGTCGCCTAGAGTCGGCGGCCGCGGCGCACGCGCGAGCCCGCGATGCCCAGGGCGGGCGCGGCGGGAGCGGGAAGCATGCGGCGAGGTTAGCCCGTCGGGGCCGCGCCGTGCAAATCGCCTGACGCGGCGCGGCGACGCACGACGGCTGTCCACGGGGCGAGCTCGGCGTCGGGCGCGGGCACGTCGTCCACGTTCGCGAGCAGCACGTCGGCGTGGTGCCACGCGGCGAGGGCGGCCGCATCCGGCGACCGCGGCTGGGACGACAGGTTCGCGACGACGAGCAGCTGCTCGTCCCCGAGCCGGCGGACGAAGGCGAACACGGCCGGGTCCCCCGCATCGATCCGGCGGAAGTCGCCGTCGACGACGACGGAAAGCTCGTGCCGCAGGCGGATCAGCGCACGGTAGTGCGCGAGAACGGAGCGGGGATCGTCCGCCTGCGCGGCGACGCTGATGCGGGCGGCGCTCGGTGCCACGTCGATCCACGGCGTGCCGGTCGTGAACCCCGCGTGCGCGGACGCGTCCCACTGCATCGGGGTGCGCGCGTTGTCGCGACCGTGCGAAGCGAGCCCCGGCAGCACGTCGGCGGGATCGATTCCGCGCGCGACCTCTGCGGCGTAATGGCCGAGCGACTCGACGTCGCGGAAGGCGTCGATCGCAGCGAACGCGCCGTTGGTCATCCCGATCTCCTCGCCCTGGTACACATACGGCGTGCCGCGCTGCAGGTGGAGGATCGTCGCCAGGGCGGTCGCCGACTCGCGCCACCAGCGGCCGTCGTCGCCGAACCGGCTGACGGGGCGCGGCTGGTCGTGGTTGGCGAGGTAGGTAGAGGCTGTTCCAGCCGACGTCGGCGAGCGCCTCCTGCCACGCCGTGAACGACGCCGCGAGCTCGCCCGGCTCGAGCGGCCGCGGGGAGAACTTCGACTCGGGGCCGCGGTCGAGGCCGACGTGGTCGAACTGGAACACCATGTCCACCTCACGGCGCGCCGGATCGGTCAGCAGCCGCGCTTCCTCGAAGGTCACCCCGGGCGTCTCTCCCACGGTGAGCAGGCCGTCCCGCCCGTCGAACACCTCGCGGTGCATCTCCTGGAGGAACTCGTGCAGGCGCGGGCCGTTGACGTAGAACCGCGAGCCGTCGGCGAACGCGTGGCCCGGGCGGGCGGGGGCGTCGCCGAGGATCGGCTGCTTCGAGATGAGGTTGATCACGTCCATGCGGAAGCCGTCGACGCCGCGGTCGAGCCAGCGGCGCATCATGGCGTACACCGCCTGGCGCACCTCGGGGTTCTCCCAGTTCAGATCGGGCTGCTTGCGGTCGAACAGGTGGAGGTAGTACTCCCCGGTCGCCGCATCCCATTCCCACACCGAGCCGGAGAAGAACGACTCCCAGTTGGTCGGCTCCGCGCCGGCTTCGCCGCCCACCGTGCCGGGCCGGGCAGGGCGCCACGAGTACCAGTCGCGCTTCGCGCTGTCGCGGCTCGCGCGCGACTCCTCGAACCACGCGTGCTCGTCGGACGTGTGGTTCACGATGAGGTCCATGACGAGCTTCATGCCGCGCGCGTGCAGGGCCGCGATCAGCTCGTCGAGGTCGCCGAGGGTCCCGAACACGGGGTCGATGTCCTCGTAGTCGCTGATGTCGTATCCGTTGTCCGCGTGCGGGCTGCGGTACACCGGCGACAGCCACACGACGTCCACACCCAGGCGCTCGAGGTGGTCGAGGCGCCGCAGGATGCCGCGGAGGTCGCCGATGCCGTCACCGTCGGAGTCCTGGAAGCTGCGCGGCCAGATCTGGTAGACGACGGCGCTCTTCCACCATCCCGGCTCGTCGGCCATCGTGCCCCTCCGAGAAGTCTCAGTCGCGGATGCGCGCGCCGAAGCGCTCGGCCGCGACCGCGACACCCGCGAGCTTGGCGTCGGTCGCCTCGGCGGCGGTGAGCGTGCGGTCGGGGGCGCGGAAGCGCAGCGCGAACGTCAGGCTCTTGGATCCCTCCGGCACGCCCGCGCCGCGGTAGTCGTCGACGAGGCGCACGGCCTCCAGCAGCGTCCCCGCGCCCTCGGCGAGCGCGGCGCGGACGCCCGCGGCCGGGACGTCGGCGGGCACGACGAGCGACACGTCCTGCGTCGCCACCGGGTAGCCCGACAGCGAGGCCGCGACGATCCGCTGCCCCGCCCGTGCGAGCACGGCGTCGAGGTCGAGCTCGGCGACGTAGACCCGACCCGGGAGATCGGTCTCGGCCGACACGGCCGGGAGCACCTCGCCGACGTAGCCCACGTCCACACCGTCGACGCTCACGATGCCGGTGCGGCCCGGATGCAGCGCCGCCCGCTCGCCCTGACGCACGTCCAGGTCCGCCCCGGCCGCGGCGGCGATCGCGCGCACCGCATCGACGGCGTCGGCGAGGTCGAACGGCTCGGCCGGCTGGCCCGGCTGCTTCGCGACGCGGTTGCCCGTCAGAAGCACCGCGACGTGACGCGGCTGCGGCGGTATGGCCGCATCGAGCGCCGCGAGGGTCGCCGCATCCGGGCGCTCGGCCGCGGCGGGCACCGTCTCGGTGCCGTACGCGACACCCGGCTCGGGCGTGAACACCGACCCGATCTCGAACACGGCGAGGTCGACGAGGCCGCGCGACTGGTTGCGGTGCGCCACCTGCAGCAGCCCCGGAACGAGGCTCCGCCGCAGCGCCGGAGCCTGACCGTCCAGCGGGTTGGCGAGCAGGACGCTCGGCACGTGCGCGCCCGACGGCGAGCCGTGCAGCTCGTTCTGCGCCTCGGTCGTGAAGCCGAACGAGAGCGTCTCGACGTACCCCGCCGCCGCGAGCGCGTTGGCCACGCGGCGCCGCCCGTCCTGCGCGGCGGTGCGACCGCGGCCGGAGGGCGGCACGGGCAGGATCGAGGGGATGCGGTCGTAGCCCGTGATGCGGGCGACCTCCTCAGCCAGGGTCCACTTGTCGCTGAGGTCGGGGCGCCACGACGGCGGCACGACGGTCCACGCCTCGGGCGTGGAATCCGCGATCTCGCAGCCGATCCTCTCGAGCGCGCCGGTGATCTCGTCGTCGGTGTAGTCGACGCCGATGAGGCCGGGGACGAACGGTC
This genomic window contains:
- the argC gene encoding N-acetyl-gamma-glutamyl-phosphate reductase, with protein sequence MPYSVAVSGASGYAGGEALRLLAAHPDVEIRTVTAHSNAGQPLIEHQPHLRSLAHLTLQDTTPDVLAGHDIVVLALPHGQSAQYTDALVDTPLVIDAGADHRLTEAADWARFYGGPHPDPWTYGVPELPVAGGKQRAALAGATRIAAPGCNASTVSLSIAPGVAAGVVDPAGIVTVLAVGPSGAGKSAKTHLLASEILGSANPYAVGGTHRHIPEIRQALVAAGAPADAVRISFTPVIVPMARGILATTSAPIAPGATDAQIREAWESAYADEPFVQLLPAGAFPRTADVLGANTALLGLAVDRDAGRVVVVAAVDNLVKGTAGAAVQSMNIALGLAETTALSVNGVAP
- the argB gene encoding acetylglutamate kinase, giving the protein MSGIDLQDTDPAAASERAASLVESLPWLRRFRDKVVVVKYGGNAMVSDELQDAFAADIAYLRYVGVLPVVVHGGGPQISSMLDRLAIPSEFKGGYRVTSTEAISVVRMVLTGQINPQLVAKVNAHGPLATGLSGEDAGLFGGRRRGVVVDGVEHDLGRVGDVVTVDPTPVRDHLDAGRIPIVSSIAPDLDHPGHSLNVNADAAAAALAVALGAEKLVVLTDVPGLYADWPNRESLVSHLTSTELRAMMPRLESGMIPKMQACLDAVEGGVPTAAIIDGRVPHSVLVELFTSKGIGTEVVA
- the argJ gene encoding bifunctional glutamate N-acetyltransferase/amino-acid acetyltransferase ArgJ, whose translation is MSVTAPAGFEASGVAVGLKSTGRPDVAVVVNRGPLKVGAAVFTSNRAKANPILWSEQAIRDGVVEAVVLNSGGANCFTGAFGFQTTHQTAEKAAELLGVSAGDVLVCSTGLIGTGDEVFRAKVLAGVEQGVAALSPDGGEDASLAIMTTDSRPKRAVRTGDGWTIGGMAKGAGMLAPGLATMLVVLTTDAVLDAAEADAALRAATRTSFDRLDSDGCMSTNDQVTLMVSGASGVTPDPAAFRAALAEVCQDLAEQLQGDAEGASHDIRIEVTGAASEDDAVEVGRSVARNNLFKAAIFGNDPNWGRVLAAIGTTRAAFDPYAVDVWMNGVRVCAAGGPDRPREEVDLTPRATTVAIDLHHGDASATILTNDLTHDYVHENSAYSS